One Amycolatopsis thermophila DNA segment encodes these proteins:
- a CDS encoding transketolase has protein sequence MRTGDAPTRALGYADLPRLIAAMRGDEKHSGAAESTVDVLWVLYDRVLNVSPATADDPARDRFLLSKGHGPMAYYAVLAAKGFLDPAELPGWAGSDSRLGMHPDRVLVPGVEISSGSLGHGLALGAGMVFGLRARGLTEPKVVVLTGDAELDEGSNHEAIALAGRASMAQLTVVVVDNQSATHGWPGGIAQRFAVEGWATRTVDGRDHDALHDAFTTPHPDRPLCVVAVVEPKGS, from the coding sequence ATGAGAACAGGTGACGCCCCGACGAGGGCACTGGGCTACGCCGACCTGCCGCGGCTGATCGCCGCCATGCGAGGCGACGAGAAGCACTCCGGGGCCGCGGAGTCCACAGTAGATGTCCTGTGGGTGCTGTACGACCGGGTGCTGAACGTCTCACCCGCCACCGCGGACGACCCCGCCCGCGACCGGTTCCTGCTGTCCAAGGGCCACGGGCCGATGGCCTACTACGCGGTGCTGGCCGCGAAGGGGTTCCTCGACCCGGCGGAACTGCCCGGCTGGGCAGGCTCGGACTCGAGGCTGGGCATGCACCCGGACCGGGTGCTCGTCCCCGGCGTCGAGATCTCCAGCGGGTCGCTCGGGCACGGGCTGGCGCTGGGCGCCGGCATGGTGTTCGGCCTGCGCGCGCGGGGACTGACGGAGCCGAAGGTGGTGGTGCTGACCGGCGACGCCGAACTCGACGAGGGCTCCAACCACGAGGCGATCGCGCTCGCCGGACGGGCGTCGATGGCCCAACTGACCGTCGTCGTGGTCGACAACCAGTCGGCCACGCACGGGTGGCCCGGCGGCATCGCCCAGCGCTTCGCCGTCGAGGGCTGGGCCACCCGCACTGTGGACGGACGCGACCACGACGCGCTCCACGACGCCTTCACCACGCCCCACCCGGACCGCCCGCTGTGCGTAGTCGCGGTCGTCGAGCCGAAGGGAAGTTGA
- a CDS encoding transketolase family protein, whose translation MPGMREAFLSTMDRMLDEDPRVAVVLADISAASLADAARRHPDRVINVGIREQALVGVAGGLALAGMRPVVHTFPSFLVERPYEQVKLDLAHQGAGAVLVSWGGSYDMPTAGRTHQSPGDVALIDTIPGWTVHVPGHPDEAVAVLRDALPGDDMVYLRLSGQSNAHPRPGPGMQVVREGTRGVVLAVGPMLDRVLAATDGLDVTVLYATTVRPFDGATLRSAVTGAADVVLVEPYLAGTSAHQVSEALSDVPHRLRALGVRRDVEVRRYGDVADHDLAHGLDEASIAAAVKAFLDRA comes from the coding sequence ATGCCCGGAATGCGCGAGGCATTTTTGTCCACAATGGATCGGATGCTCGACGAGGATCCGCGCGTCGCGGTGGTCTTGGCCGACATCTCGGCGGCGTCGCTGGCGGATGCCGCGCGGCGGCACCCGGACCGCGTGATCAACGTCGGCATCCGCGAGCAGGCCCTCGTCGGTGTCGCCGGTGGCCTGGCGCTGGCCGGGATGCGGCCGGTGGTGCACACGTTCCCGTCGTTCCTCGTGGAACGGCCCTACGAGCAGGTCAAACTCGACCTGGCGCACCAGGGCGCAGGTGCGGTCCTCGTCTCCTGGGGCGGGTCGTACGACATGCCCACCGCCGGCCGGACGCACCAGTCGCCCGGTGACGTCGCGCTGATCGACACCATCCCGGGCTGGACCGTGCACGTGCCCGGCCATCCCGACGAAGCTGTCGCGGTGCTGCGTGATGCGCTGCCCGGCGACGACATGGTCTACCTGCGGCTGAGCGGCCAGTCGAACGCGCATCCGCGCCCGGGCCCGGGCATGCAGGTCGTCCGGGAGGGCACGCGCGGGGTCGTGCTCGCCGTCGGCCCGATGCTCGACCGGGTGCTGGCCGCGACCGACGGGCTCGACGTGACCGTGCTCTACGCCACGACGGTCCGGCCGTTCGACGGCGCGACGCTGCGGTCCGCGGTGACCGGGGCTGCGGACGTGGTGCTCGTCGAGCCGTACCTGGCCGGCACGTCGGCGCACCAGGTGAGCGAGGCCCTGTCCGACGTGCCGCACCGCCTCCGCGCGCTCGGCGTCCGCCGGGACGTGGAGGTCCGCCGGTACGGCGACGTGGCCGACCACGACCTCGCGCACGGCCTCGACGAGGCGAGCATCGCCGCGGCGGTGAAGGCGTTCCTCGACAGAGCGTGA
- the hisH gene encoding imidazole glycerol phosphate synthase subunit HisH — protein sequence MARVVILDYGSGNLRSAERAVRRVGAEVEVTADPHAALEADGLVVPGVGAYAACMAGLLSVGGEKIIGSRLAGGRPVLGICVGMQILFERGVEHGVETEGTGEWPGTVERLHADVVPHMGWNTVRAPAGTQLFAGLGPDARFYFVHSYAARRWELDSGLPGQQPKVTWSHHGEDFVAAAENGPLWATQFHPEKSGDAGAHLLENWLRTL from the coding sequence GTGGCTCGCGTCGTGATTCTGGACTACGGATCGGGGAACTTGCGCTCCGCCGAGCGCGCCGTGCGGCGCGTCGGCGCCGAGGTCGAGGTGACCGCCGACCCGCATGCGGCGCTGGAGGCCGACGGCCTCGTCGTGCCGGGCGTCGGCGCGTATGCGGCCTGCATGGCGGGCCTGCTGTCCGTCGGCGGCGAGAAGATCATCGGCAGCCGCCTCGCCGGCGGCCGCCCCGTGCTGGGCATCTGCGTCGGCATGCAGATCCTCTTCGAACGCGGCGTCGAGCACGGCGTCGAGACCGAGGGCACCGGCGAGTGGCCCGGCACGGTCGAGCGCCTGCACGCCGACGTCGTCCCGCACATGGGCTGGAACACCGTCCGCGCCCCCGCCGGCACCCAGCTGTTCGCCGGCCTGGGCCCCGACGCCCGGTTCTACTTCGTGCACTCCTACGCCGCCCGGCGCTGGGAGCTCGACTCGGGCCTGCCCGGCCAGCAGCCCAAGGTCACCTGGTCGCACCACGGCGAGGACTTCGTCGCGGCGGCCGAGAACGGCCCGCTGTGGGCCACCCAGTTCCACCCGGAGAAGTCCGGCGACGCGGGCGCCCACCTGCTGGAGAACTGGCTGCGCACCCTCTGA
- the priA gene encoding bifunctional 1-(5-phosphoribosyl)-5-((5-phosphoribosylamino)methylideneamino)imidazole-4-carboxamide isomerase/phosphoribosylanthranilate isomerase PriA: MTFTLLPAVDVADGQAVRLVQGEAGTETSYGSPLEAALAWQRDGAEWIHLVDLDAAFGKGDNKELISRVVGELDVQVELSGGIRDDASLEAALATGARRVNLGTAVLEDPEWTARVVAAYGDRVAIGLDVRITEQGHRLKGRGWTSDGGDLWEVLERLDRDGASRYVVTDVSKDGTLKGPNLDLLAEVAARTDAPVIASGGVSSLDDLRALAGLATDGVEGAIIGKALYAGAFTLPQALEAVSPRA, translated from the coding sequence GTGACGTTCACCCTGCTCCCCGCTGTCGATGTGGCCGATGGCCAGGCCGTGCGTCTCGTCCAGGGCGAGGCAGGCACGGAAACCTCCTACGGCAGCCCGCTGGAGGCGGCTCTGGCCTGGCAGCGGGACGGTGCGGAGTGGATCCACCTCGTCGACCTCGACGCGGCGTTCGGCAAGGGCGACAACAAGGAACTGATCTCCCGCGTCGTCGGCGAGCTGGACGTCCAGGTCGAGCTGTCCGGCGGCATCCGCGACGACGCCTCGCTGGAGGCCGCGCTCGCCACCGGCGCCCGCCGCGTCAACCTGGGCACCGCGGTGCTCGAAGACCCGGAGTGGACCGCGAGGGTCGTCGCCGCCTACGGCGACCGCGTCGCGATCGGCCTCGACGTCCGCATCACCGAGCAGGGCCACCGCCTCAAGGGCCGCGGCTGGACCAGCGACGGCGGCGACCTGTGGGAGGTCCTGGAACGCCTGGACCGCGACGGCGCCTCCCGCTACGTGGTCACCGACGTCAGCAAGGACGGCACGCTCAAGGGCCCGAACCTCGACCTGCTCGCCGAGGTCGCGGCCCGCACCGACGCACCGGTGATCGCGTCCGGCGGGGTGTCCAGTTTGGACGACCTGCGCGCGCTGGCCGGCCTGGCCACCGACGGCGTCGAGGGCGCCATCATCGGCAAGGCGCTCTACGCGGGCGCGTTCACCCTGCCGCAGGCCCTCGAAGCGGTCAGTCCCCGAGCTTGA
- a CDS encoding PPOX class F420-dependent oxidoreductase, whose translation MSEFERMAAEKFLLLTTFRKSGTPVPTPVWAAGDAGEIVVWSERTAGKVKRIRNNPEVTVQGCDFRGNSTHGPVVTGRARILDDEATERVRKVIARKYGIVGQVTMFFSRLRGRRRTVGLAIKLGD comes from the coding sequence ATGTCGGAATTCGAGCGGATGGCCGCCGAGAAGTTCCTCCTGCTGACCACGTTCCGCAAGTCCGGCACGCCCGTGCCGACGCCGGTCTGGGCGGCCGGCGACGCCGGCGAGATCGTGGTCTGGAGCGAGCGCACCGCGGGCAAGGTCAAGCGGATCCGCAACAATCCCGAGGTCACCGTGCAGGGCTGCGACTTCCGCGGGAACTCCACCCACGGCCCGGTGGTGACCGGGCGGGCGCGGATCCTCGACGACGAGGCCACCGAGCGGGTGCGGAAGGTGATCGCCCGCAAGTACGGGATCGTCGGCCAGGTGACGATGTTCTTCAGCCGGCTGCGCGGTCGTCGGCGGACCGTCGGGCTGGCGATCAAGCTCGGGGACTGA
- a CDS encoding ABC transporter permease, with translation MNPAITLATARRVLTQLRHDPRTVVMLVAVPAVLMVLLRYVFNSPAQFDRIAPALLGVFPFLTMFLITSVATLRERTSTTLERLMTTPLGKLDLLFGYALAFGLLAVVQVAVASGVSLWQGLHVAGSFGVLLLIAVLDALLGMALGLFVSAFARTEFQAIQFMPVFVLPQFLLCGLFAARDEMGWVLNWLSHAMPLSYAVEALGRVTTSSTLDATTVRDVLVVGGCVFLALVLGAVTLRRRTP, from the coding sequence GTGAACCCGGCCATCACCCTCGCGACCGCCCGGCGGGTGCTCACCCAGCTGCGGCACGATCCGCGCACCGTCGTGATGCTCGTGGCCGTGCCCGCGGTGCTGATGGTGCTCCTCCGGTACGTGTTCAACTCGCCGGCGCAGTTCGACCGCATCGCCCCGGCGCTGCTGGGCGTCTTCCCGTTCCTGACGATGTTCCTGATCACCTCGGTCGCCACCCTGCGGGAACGCACCAGCACCACGCTGGAGCGGCTGATGACCACGCCGCTGGGCAAGCTCGACCTGCTGTTCGGGTACGCGCTCGCGTTCGGCCTGCTCGCCGTCGTCCAGGTCGCGGTGGCCTCCGGGGTGAGCCTGTGGCAGGGGCTGCACGTCGCGGGCTCGTTCGGGGTGCTGCTGCTGATCGCGGTGCTCGACGCGCTGCTCGGCATGGCGCTCGGGTTGTTCGTCAGCGCGTTCGCCCGCACCGAGTTCCAGGCCATCCAGTTCATGCCGGTGTTCGTGCTGCCGCAGTTCCTGCTGTGCGGGCTGTTCGCGGCGCGTGACGAGATGGGCTGGGTGCTGAACTGGCTCTCGCACGCGATGCCGCTGTCCTACGCGGTGGAGGCCCTCGGCCGTGTCACCACATCGTCCACACTGGACGCCACGACGGTGCGGGACGTGCTGGTCGTCGGTGGCTGCGTGTTCCTCGCGCTCGTGCTGGGAGCCGTCACGCTCCGCCGTCGCACGCCGTGA
- a CDS encoding ABC transporter ATP-binding protein produces MTNYAVEVDGLRVVRGGREVVRGVTFTVPRGTVTGLLGPSGCGKTTLMRAVVGVQIVAGGAVTVLGHPAGSPALRRKIGYATQNPAIYTDLTVTEAVRYFAAILDAPAADVGRVIAEVGLTDHAHAVIGTLSGGEHSRANLAVALLGRPGLLVLDEPTVGLDPVLRDSLWDLFARLARQGTTLLVSSHVMDEAARCDRLLLMREGALLADDTPAALRDLTGAADLEQAFLRLIRDREAAIS; encoded by the coding sequence GTGACCAATTACGCCGTCGAGGTGGACGGCCTGCGGGTCGTCCGGGGTGGCCGCGAGGTCGTGCGCGGTGTGACGTTCACAGTGCCCCGCGGCACGGTCACCGGCCTGCTCGGGCCGAGCGGCTGCGGCAAGACGACCCTGATGCGCGCGGTCGTGGGCGTGCAGATCGTGGCGGGCGGCGCGGTCACCGTGCTCGGTCACCCGGCCGGCAGTCCGGCGCTGCGGCGCAAGATCGGTTACGCGACGCAGAACCCGGCGATCTACACCGACCTCACGGTCACCGAAGCGGTGCGGTACTTCGCCGCGATCCTCGACGCGCCGGCCGCCGACGTGGGCCGGGTGATCGCCGAGGTCGGCCTGACCGACCACGCGCACGCGGTCATCGGCACCCTCTCCGGCGGCGAGCACAGCCGGGCGAACCTCGCGGTCGCGCTGCTCGGGCGGCCCGGGCTGCTGGTGCTGGACGAGCCGACGGTCGGGCTGGACCCGGTGCTGCGCGACAGCCTGTGGGACCTGTTCGCCCGGCTCGCGCGGCAGGGCACGACGCTGCTCGTGTCCAGCCACGTGATGGACGAGGCCGCGCGCTGCGACCGGCTGCTGCTGATGCGCGAAGGTGCGCTGCTCGCCGACGACACGCCGGCCGCGCTGCGCGACCTCACCGGCGCGGCGGACCTGGAGCAGGCGTTCCTGCGGCTCATCCGGGACCGGGAGGCGGCGATATCGTGA
- a CDS encoding DMT family transporter: protein MWWGLLCAVAAAVAYGIASVFQAVAARAVDEGASGVDPRLLVRVLRQWRFVLGVGLDLLGFVAQLVALRVLPLFVVQAALAASLAVTAVAALTLGVRLRGREWGAVAVVCAGLALLGVSAESEGSRPAATGFHVGLLVVVAVLAGVGWIAGRAPERVRTPALGLISGLCFGVVALAGRVLDASSVPAVLTDPAAYALAAAGVVAMLFYTSALQRGSVTMATALMVVGETVVPSLIGVLVLGDATRPGFAVFAVTGFVLAVAAALALARFGEIDSPQQTAARS from the coding sequence GTGTGGTGGGGGTTGCTCTGCGCGGTGGCCGCCGCGGTCGCCTACGGGATCGCCTCCGTCTTCCAGGCCGTCGCGGCGCGTGCGGTGGACGAGGGCGCGTCCGGTGTGGATCCGCGGCTGCTGGTGCGCGTGCTGCGGCAGTGGCGGTTCGTGCTCGGGGTCGGGCTCGACCTGCTGGGGTTCGTGGCGCAGCTGGTCGCGTTGCGGGTGCTGCCGCTGTTCGTGGTGCAGGCCGCGCTGGCGGCGAGCCTCGCGGTGACGGCGGTGGCCGCGCTCACGCTGGGCGTGCGGCTGCGCGGCCGCGAGTGGGGTGCCGTCGCCGTGGTGTGCGCGGGGCTCGCACTGCTGGGCGTGTCGGCCGAGAGCGAGGGTTCACGTCCCGCCGCAACCGGGTTCCACGTCGGCCTGCTGGTGGTCGTCGCGGTCCTGGCCGGCGTGGGCTGGATCGCCGGGCGGGCGCCGGAACGCGTGCGCACACCGGCGCTCGGGCTGATCTCGGGGCTGTGCTTCGGCGTCGTCGCGCTCGCCGGCCGGGTCCTGGACGCGAGCAGCGTGCCGGCGGTGCTGACCGATCCCGCCGCCTACGCGCTCGCCGCGGCGGGTGTCGTCGCGATGCTGTTCTACACCTCGGCCCTGCAGCGCGGGAGCGTCACGATGGCCACCGCGCTGATGGTGGTCGGCGAGACCGTGGTGCCGTCGCTGATCGGGGTGCTCGTGCTGGGCGACGCGACGCGGCCGGGGTTCGCGGTATTCGCGGTCACCGGGTTCGTGCTCGCGGTCGCGGCGGCGCTGGCGCTGGCCCGGTTCGGCGAGATCGACAGTCCACAACAGACAGCGGCCCGGTCTTGA